A part of Patescibacteria group bacterium genomic DNA contains:
- a CDS encoding glycerophosphodiester phosphodiesterase family protein — protein sequence MEIITHRGLNPSRKNYFPESTWEAFADQLSRGYGLEFDVQLTLDKELVIFHSPDLSAISGGSDKRKLAGLSAAEIKELRFAGCRLCFLEELIAAIMASQAPLSALHLKGQYQTDEVLEILSRQLAGFDPTRFIIFDVKIATARKLKAKNSAWQLAPSVAHSYDIKRYNQAVHGTLYSLDEVAANRDIFDWVWLDEWDRSDASGKKIFYSPDVFAFCRRNGFKIGLVTPELHATSPGLLGGEAHPDAATREKLFRRISEILAFGPDLVCTDYPDEVKKLTTC from the coding sequence ATGGAGATTATTACTCATCGAGGATTAAATCCTTCCCGAAAAAATTATTTTCCCGAAAGCACCTGGGAGGCTTTTGCCGACCAGCTCTCGCGCGGCTATGGTTTGGAATTCGACGTTCAGCTGACGCTTGATAAAGAGTTGGTAATTTTTCACAGTCCCGATCTTTCGGCGATTTCGGGCGGTTCAGACAAAAGAAAATTGGCCGGATTAAGCGCGGCGGAAATAAAAGAATTGCGTTTTGCCGGCTGCCGTCTTTGTTTTTTGGAAGAATTAATCGCGGCGATCATGGCGAGCCAGGCGCCGTTAAGCGCTCTGCATCTTAAGGGGCAATATCAAACAGATGAAGTTTTGGAAATCTTGTCTCGTCAGCTGGCAGGATTCGATCCAACGCGGTTTATCATCTTTGACGTTAAAATTGCCACCGCTCGGAAATTAAAAGCCAAAAATTCCGCGTGGCAATTAGCGCCGTCTGTCGCCCACTCTTATGATATTAAGCGCTACAACCAGGCGGTGCACGGAACTTTGTATTCGCTTGATGAGGTTGCGGCCAATCGGGATATTTTTGACTGGGTTTGGCTGGACGAATGGGACAGATCCGATGCTTCAGGGAAAAAGATTTTTTACTCGCCGGATGTTTTCGCTTTTTGCCGCCGGAACGGTTTTAAGATCGGTCTGGTAACGCCGGAACTGCACGCCACTTCGCCCGGACTTTTGGGCGGCGAGGCGCATCCGGATGCCGCGACCAGGGAAAAATTATTCCGCCGGATCAGCGAGATCCTGGCGTTCGGTCCGGACTTGGTTTGCACCGATTATCCCGACGAAGTCAAAAAACTGACGACCTGCTAG
- a CDS encoding class I SAM-dependent methyltransferase: protein MNQKYFNSRYTFDRSRKKVWRAISQYLQRYIPATAEILELGAGYGDLINQIKAQKKYAADINPEVANFCSPEVKFINAPLGRINLADNSLDAILASNLLEHLNAGETDALFDQANRLLKTGGKIILIQPNIRYCCREYWDDFTHVKAYSDVSLKDLLVSRGFKIVKVEKRFLPFSFKSFLPKSYWLTKIYLMLPWRPMAKQMLIIAEK, encoded by the coding sequence ATGAATCAAAAATATTTTAATTCGCGCTATACCTTCGATCGCTCCCGGAAGAAAGTTTGGCGGGCGATCAGCCAATATCTGCAACGCTATATCCCGGCGACGGCGGAAATTTTGGAGTTGGGAGCGGGCTATGGCGACCTGATCAACCAGATCAAAGCGCAAAAAAAATACGCCGCTGACATCAATCCGGAAGTCGCCAATTTTTGCTCCCCGGAAGTGAAATTCATCAACGCTCCTCTGGGCCGGATAAATTTAGCCGACAATTCGCTTGATGCCATCTTGGCCAGTAATTTGCTGGAGCATCTTAACGCCGGCGAGACGGACGCTTTATTCGATCAGGCCAATAGATTGCTGAAGACCGGCGGGAAAATAATTCTGATCCAGCCCAATATCCGTTATTGCTGCCGCGAATACTGGGATGATTTTACTCACGTCAAAGCCTACAGCGATGTCAGCTTGAAGGACCTGCTGGTTAGCCGGGGATTCAAGATCGTTAAAGTTGAAAAAAGATTTTTGCCTTTTAGCTTTAAATCGTTTTTGCCCAAATCGTATTGGCTGACCAAAATATACTTGATGCTTCCCTGGCGGCCAATGGCCAAGCAGATGTTAATCATCGCGGAAAAATAA